The following coding sequences lie in one Alicyclobacillus curvatus genomic window:
- a CDS encoding IS110 family transposase produces MAKNVNAKIQRITEGTLVVGVDIAKHTHVARSVDWRGIELGKPLTFENTRTGLENLEKWLEELKRSHSKDDVLIGMEPTGHYWMALAQYLRERGIRVVHVNPSHVKKSKELDDNSPTKNDVKDALTIARLVKDGRYAEPIIPTDVYAELRTGMNQRERLMEDTQRVRGRIHNWLDRFFPEFVPSVFSDWGGKAALAVLHKIWLPVDISSMAPEDVVHMWREADIKRGVGLKAAKKLINAAQGSIGLREGLTMARQELQILLSQYDLIQEQLDQLEGQIAELLAKIPGAPQMLRIPGLGLSTVAGFLAEVGNLSLFTSWHQIRKLAGLNLKEDSSGLHKGQTVISKRGRARLRALLYRGVFFLVATNSEFKLLHQHYKKRVDNPLKPKQSLVALCGKLIRILYTIGTRHVDYDPIRALGPAYKTLTNQVA; encoded by the coding sequence ATGGCAAAGAATGTGAATGCTAAGATTCAGCGCATCACGGAGGGAACACTTGTTGTCGGTGTTGACATCGCCAAGCATACGCATGTGGCAAGAAGCGTTGATTGGCGAGGCATCGAGCTTGGCAAGCCCCTCACCTTCGAGAATACCAGGACTGGGCTTGAGAATCTAGAGAAATGGTTGGAAGAGTTGAAGCGTTCTCACAGCAAGGACGATGTGTTAATAGGCATGGAGCCAACGGGCCATTATTGGATGGCGCTCGCTCAGTATCTGCGAGAACGTGGTATTCGGGTGGTTCACGTGAATCCGTCACACGTCAAGAAGAGTAAGGAACTGGATGACAACTCACCGACGAAGAATGACGTCAAGGATGCGCTCACCATTGCCCGTCTGGTCAAAGACGGTCGTTACGCGGAGCCTATCATTCCAACCGATGTGTACGCCGAACTGCGGACTGGCATGAACCAACGAGAGCGCCTCATGGAGGATACGCAGCGAGTCAGGGGACGTATCCATAACTGGCTGGATCGATTCTTCCCGGAGTTCGTGCCGAGCGTGTTCAGTGACTGGGGTGGCAAAGCTGCACTGGCCGTATTGCATAAAATATGGCTGCCTGTGGATATCTCCAGTATGGCACCAGAGGATGTTGTCCACATGTGGAGGGAGGCGGATATCAAGCGCGGTGTGGGGTTAAAGGCGGCAAAGAAGCTTATCAATGCCGCACAGGGCTCCATCGGGCTGCGAGAAGGGTTGACTATGGCACGTCAGGAACTGCAGATCCTGTTGAGTCAATACGACCTGATTCAAGAACAATTGGACCAGTTGGAGGGACAGATTGCCGAACTATTGGCGAAGATTCCAGGAGCGCCGCAAATGTTGAGAATACCCGGTCTCGGGTTATCCACAGTCGCCGGATTCCTGGCCGAAGTCGGAAACCTGTCGTTATTCACAAGCTGGCACCAGATTCGCAAGTTGGCTGGGCTTAACCTGAAAGAAGACAGTTCCGGCCTGCATAAGGGCCAGACGGTCATCAGTAAGCGAGGTAGAGCACGACTGCGAGCATTGCTCTATCGAGGCGTATTTTTCCTGGTCGCAACGAACTCAGAGTTCAAGCTGCTGCACCAGCACTACAAAAAGCGTGTGGATAACCCGCTCAAGCCAAAACAGTCGCTCGTTGCTCTCTGTGGAAAACTGATACGTATTCTGTACACGATAGGTACACGGCATGTGGATTACGATCCCATCCGAGCCCTTGGGCCGGCCTACAAGACGCTCACGAACCAGGTTGCTTGA
- a CDS encoding HAD-IC family P-type ATPase: protein MARAVLNPTAGKITIEGEVTIEQVLQEAKKENYRIVPEGATQAQQGRSERHVDWELIRTIISGVVLLVAFLSQHLHAPESVLLPLYLIAIVSGGWGNARKAWYALPKLDFNMSVLMTTAIIGAMAIGKWEEGATVAFLYSVSELLEAWSMEKARKSIRDLMDIAPKVARIRRPVGEFALPVEMEVPVDEVEIGDTLIIRPGEKIAMDGLIIKGESAINEAAITGESVPADKGPGAEVFAGTLNTNGSLEIEVTKRVEDTTIAKIIHLVEEAQTKRAPSQAFVDRFAAIYTPIVLTLAVFIVFLPPLVMGYPWGPWIYRGLALLVVSCPCALVVSTPVAIVSAISSAARNGVLIKGGIYLEQAGSLKAIAFDKTGTLTKGRPIVTDVIPSLNKSTFFSRFLTQSRDFTFDHFILELQNCP from the coding sequence GTGGCCAGGGCGGTTCTCAATCCCACTGCTGGTAAAATTACAATTGAAGGTGAAGTAACGATTGAACAGGTTCTTCAGGAGGCTAAGAAAGAGAATTACCGGATTGTACCGGAAGGTGCAACACAAGCACAGCAAGGTCGCAGTGAGCGGCATGTAGACTGGGAATTGATTCGCACGATTATTTCCGGCGTAGTGCTTCTCGTTGCCTTTCTGTCTCAACATCTTCATGCTCCAGAGAGCGTGCTCCTTCCCCTCTACCTGATAGCCATCGTCAGTGGCGGATGGGGAAATGCTCGCAAAGCTTGGTACGCTCTTCCCAAGCTCGATTTCAATATGAGTGTGTTGATGACCACGGCCATCATCGGGGCGATGGCGATTGGAAAATGGGAAGAAGGAGCCACCGTTGCCTTTCTTTACTCCGTCTCAGAACTTCTGGAAGCCTGGAGTATGGAAAAGGCTCGTAAATCCATCCGGGATTTGATGGATATTGCACCGAAGGTGGCCAGGATACGGCGGCCCGTGGGAGAATTTGCTTTACCTGTCGAGATGGAAGTTCCCGTCGATGAAGTGGAAATTGGAGATACCTTGATTATTCGCCCCGGTGAGAAGATTGCTATGGACGGCCTAATCATAAAGGGTGAATCGGCGATCAACGAGGCGGCCATCACCGGGGAATCTGTACCCGCCGATAAGGGACCCGGAGCCGAAGTATTTGCCGGGACGCTCAATACCAATGGCTCCCTGGAAATTGAAGTCACCAAGCGTGTAGAAGATACGACCATCGCAAAAATCATTCATTTGGTCGAAGAAGCGCAAACGAAACGTGCGCCTTCACAAGCGTTCGTGGATCGTTTTGCGGCCATCTACACCCCCATTGTCTTGACGTTGGCCGTATTCATTGTCTTCCTTCCGCCGCTGGTCATGGGATACCCCTGGGGGCCGTGGATTTACCGAGGACTTGCCCTTCTTGTGGTGTCTTGCCCGTGTGCGCTCGTGGTCTCCACTCCGGTGGCCATTGTCAGTGCCATCAGTAGTGCGGCCCGGAACGGGGTTCTGATTAAAGGCGGAATCTACCTGGAACAAGCGGGTTCTCTCAAGGCTATAGCGTTTGATAAAACAGGAACCCTCACAAAGGGTCGTCCAATCGTTACGGATGTCATTCCCTCTCTCAATAAAAGTACGTTTTTCTCTCGTTTTCTCACTCAATCGCGTGATTTCACATTTGACCATTTCATACTCGAACTGCAGAATTGTCCATGA
- a CDS encoding helix-turn-helix transcriptional regulator, with the protein MNDEVCHLKKVPTSERFEHDVPVCQVDCINTEVVNRIKPHLDQVSNIVFIFKALADDTRAKIVYALSEAELCVCDVAAVIGSSKATASYHLRLLHHMGLAKYRKNGKLVYYRLANPHIKGFIRETLDSMSFVEGRDTK; encoded by the coding sequence TTGAATGATGAGGTGTGCCATTTGAAAAAAGTACCTACTTCAGAACGATTCGAACACGACGTCCCCGTTTGTCAAGTGGATTGTATAAATACCGAGGTGGTTAATCGTATCAAGCCACACCTGGATCAGGTGAGCAACATTGTCTTCATATTCAAAGCCTTGGCCGATGATACACGAGCCAAGATTGTCTATGCGCTCAGTGAAGCGGAACTTTGTGTGTGTGATGTGGCTGCTGTGATTGGGAGCAGTAAAGCCACAGCATCGTACCATCTACGGCTCTTACACCATATGGGGCTTGCCAAATACCGAAAGAATGGGAAGTTGGTTTATTACCGGCTGGCAAACCCCCATATCAAAGGCTTTATCCGGGAAACATTAGACAGTATGTCATTTGTGGAAGGGAGGGATACCAAGTGA
- a CDS encoding YnfA family protein, with the protein MIRAIFLFILAGLAEIGGGYLIWQWLRNGKPLWVGIVGAVIMILYGVLATRQEFSFGKTYAAYGGIFITMAVLWGWFIDKRFPDLSEWIGAAICLVGVFVMLLKR; encoded by the coding sequence ATAATCAGAGCGATATTTTTGTTTATTTTGGCAGGTCTAGCCGAGATTGGCGGAGGGTATCTTATTTGGCAATGGCTAAGAAATGGGAAGCCACTTTGGGTCGGAATTGTCGGTGCAGTTATCATGATTTTGTATGGTGTACTTGCCACTCGCCAAGAATTTTCGTTTGGCAAGACGTACGCCGCCTATGGTGGGATTTTCATAACAATGGCTGTACTCTGGGGCTGGTTCATTGATAAGCGGTTCCCTGACTTGAGTGAATGGATAGGTGCGGCAATTTGTCTGGTAGGCGTATTCGTTATGCTCTTAAAAAGGTAG
- a CDS encoding MATE family efflux transporter, translating to MGLNVVLNLSVASKRVFSIAWPAIGEAYLQNLLGVVDTFFIAKLGLVAIDAVGVTNVYSMTFIGVFIAISAALSVFLSRAIGAKDIERGRSAVWHGLVIAVAIGVVLGVISVVLATPLLHIMGAHGQLQRTAFPYFRTVLGLSPLIALFTAQSASFRATGDTKTPLRVGLEMNAVHVILDYVLIFGVGPIPGWGIAGAGWAMILARVYASVRLWIKSRQVETLALTRKDVVFRKTLVFSMIKFAIPAAIERLSMRLGQVIYFGLIVRMGVDVYATHNIAGTVTTFAYTIGGGFATAATTTIGQAIGSGNESDALAYRRASYIQSAVFMTAVTAILCATSPWFGLLFTHNQRVIHLLTIILAIDIVSQPFLAAVLVDTAAIQAGGNSKYPMIVTTIGIWIVRTLGVYVFAWKLGLGLPAVWASIAVDNALRALLFAWYRNKMNWIRVLT from the coding sequence ATGGGGTTGAATGTGGTCTTGAATTTATCTGTTGCCAGCAAACGAGTGTTCTCCATTGCCTGGCCGGCTATCGGAGAAGCGTATTTGCAAAACCTACTCGGCGTCGTGGACACATTTTTCATAGCCAAATTAGGCCTGGTTGCGATTGATGCGGTTGGTGTAACAAACGTTTACAGCATGACGTTCATCGGCGTGTTCATTGCCATATCCGCCGCTTTGTCCGTATTCCTGTCTCGGGCAATCGGGGCCAAAGACATTGAACGTGGCCGATCAGCTGTCTGGCACGGACTCGTGATAGCTGTTGCAATTGGAGTTGTATTGGGCGTGATTTCCGTCGTCCTGGCTACCCCATTACTGCACATCATGGGGGCACACGGACAACTTCAACGGACAGCTTTCCCTTACTTCCGAACAGTCTTGGGTCTTTCTCCGCTCATCGCACTGTTCACCGCCCAGTCGGCATCGTTTCGGGCCACCGGAGACACTAAAACACCGCTTCGTGTAGGGTTAGAGATGAATGCAGTGCATGTCATCCTGGACTACGTACTTATCTTCGGGGTTGGACCGATTCCGGGATGGGGCATTGCCGGTGCGGGCTGGGCGATGATTCTGGCTCGGGTGTATGCATCTGTCCGGCTGTGGATCAAGTCCCGTCAAGTAGAAACATTGGCGCTTACCCGAAAGGATGTTGTATTCCGTAAAACCTTAGTCTTCAGCATGATTAAATTTGCCATTCCCGCAGCGATTGAGCGACTCTCTATGCGGCTAGGTCAAGTCATTTATTTTGGGCTGATCGTACGAATGGGTGTTGATGTATATGCCACACACAATATTGCGGGGACGGTCACCACTTTCGCATATACAATTGGCGGCGGGTTTGCCACGGCTGCCACAACGACGATTGGACAGGCAATAGGTAGTGGAAACGAGTCTGATGCGCTTGCATATCGGAGGGCAAGTTATATCCAATCGGCAGTGTTCATGACAGCCGTAACAGCAATTTTATGTGCAACGAGCCCTTGGTTTGGTTTGCTTTTTACGCATAATCAACGAGTTATCCATTTATTGACCATCATCCTAGCGATTGATATCGTATCGCAACCATTTTTAGCAGCCGTCTTAGTTGATACAGCGGCCATTCAGGCAGGTGGGAACAGTAAGTACCCGATGATCGTCACGACGATTGGAATATGGATTGTGAGGACACTTGGGGTGTACGTATTCGCTTGGAAGTTGGGATTGGGGCTTCCTGCCGTATGGGCAAGTATTGCTGTTGACAATGCACTTAGGGCATTGTTGTTTGCATGGTACAGGAACAAGATGAACTGGATTCGTGTATTGACGTAG